In Gossypium hirsutum isolate 1008001.06 chromosome D06, Gossypium_hirsutum_v2.1, whole genome shotgun sequence, one genomic interval encodes:
- the LOC107901142 gene encoding IAA-amino acid hydrolase ILR1-like 4, protein MAFLKWVLLIFTLHSFMPTPISSNLSLNKEALAQIPLNFLEFSKKPEIMDWMVNIRRKIHENRELGYEEFETSKLIRAELDLMGIPYKYPIAATGVVGYIGTGKPPFVALRADMDALAMEELVEWEHKSKVPGKMHACGHDAHVAMLLGAAKMLQHNQNDLQGTVVLIFQPAEEGGGGAKIMLDEGALDNVDAIFALHVTARVPIGMVASRPGPISAAMGFFEAVINGKGGHAAIPQHTVDPILAASNVIVSLQHLVSREADPLDSQVVSIAKFQGGGAFNVIPDSVTIGGTFRAFSKESFLQLRQRIEEVISKQASVQRCNATVIFDERSMYPVNSNNKELHEHFRKVAGEILGFENIIEMQPQMGGEDFAFFSESIPGLFFFLGMKETEGAVHSGHSPYFRVNEDVFPYGAALHASLATTYLLQNPTKHISPPEVSYRDEL, encoded by the exons atggcTTTCCTCAAGTGGGTTTTACTGATTTTCACTCTTCATTCGTTTATGCCTACACCCATTTCTTCAAATCTTTCATTAAACAAGGAAGCCTTAGCGCAAATCCCACTCAACTTTCTCGAATTTTCCAAGAAACCAGAGATTATGGATTGGATGGTTAATATTAGAAGAAAAATACATGAAAACCGGGAGCTTGGTTATGAAGAATTTGAGACTAGTAAGCTTATACGAGCTGAGCTTGATCTTATGGGCATCCCTTACAAGTACCCGATTGCTGCTACCGGTGTTGTCGGCTATATTGGCACCGGCAAGCCTCCTTTTGTCGCACTCAGAGCAGATATGGATGCTCTTGCCATGGAG GAACTGGTGGAGTGGGAGCATAAGAGTAAGGTTCCTGGAAAGATGCATGCTTGTGGACATGATGCTCATGTTGCTATGCTTCTTGGTGCTGCAAAGATGCTTCAACATAATCAAAATGATTTGCAG GGAACAGTTGTTCTTATTTTTCAACCGGCAGAGGAAGGGGGTGGGGGAGCCAAAATAATGTTAGATGAAGGGGCTTTAGACAATGTTGATGCCATCTTTGCACTCCATGTTACAGCTAGAGTCCCCATCGGTATGGTGGCCTCTCGACCTGGTCCGATTTCAGCTGCAATGGGTTTCTTTGAGGCTGTAATTAATGGAAAAGGGGGACATGCTGCAATTCCTCAGCATACAGTAGACCCCATTTTAGCAGCTTCCAATGTGATTGTTAGCTTGCAACATCTAGTTTCACGTGAAGCTGATCCCTTGGATTCTCAG GTGGTCAGCATTGCGAAATTCCAAGGGGGTGGTGCATTCAATGTCATTCCGGATTCTGTCACCATTGGTGGCACTTTCAGGGCATTTTCAAAAGAAAGCTTTCTTCAACTCAGACAAAGGATTGAGGAG GTTATATCGAAACAAGCAAGCGTGCAAAGATGCAATGCGACAGTGATCTTCGACGAAAGGTCCATGTACCCTGTGAACTCAAACAACAAAGAGTTGCATGAGCATTTCAGAAAGGTTGCAGGGGAGATTTTGGGCTTTGAGAACATTATAGAAATGCAGCCGCAGATGGGAGGAGAGGATTTTGCATTCTTTTCTGAGTCGATCCCTggactttttttctttcttgggATGAAGGAGACGGAAGGAGCAGTTCACTCGGGACATTCACCCTACTTCAGAGTAAATGAAGATGTTTTTCCATACGGTGCAGCTTTACATGCATCGTTGGCGACAACATACCTCTTGCAAAATCCGACCAAACATATTTCACCTCCAGAAGTAAGTTATCGTGATGAACTCTAA